One region of Cryptosporangium phraense genomic DNA includes:
- a CDS encoding ABC transporter permease — translation MTATIQTAAEQFALRRRSPLQRVQHLLHGYPAISPLLVLIIAFAVFSALNPRFAQPASLSLLLQQVAVIGALAVGQTLIILTAGIDLSVGAVTILAMMVGAKLAENNGIPGVLAVLVAIGLGVVAGLVNGTLVTRIALPPFIVTLGTLSVFTAIGLLYTSGQSVQADKLPGLLNWTGETFGAGRWRISWGVVIVLLLYVGVGFALANTAWGRHVYAVGDDKEAAHLAGIRVNRVLISVYVVAGAIYGLTAWILIGRAGAASPNAIVDANLESITAVVIGGTSLFGGRGALLGTLLGALIVGAFRSGLSLAGVDDQWRVLAVGLLVITAVAIDQWIRRVKA, via the coding sequence GTGACCGCGACGATCCAGACGGCGGCCGAGCAGTTCGCGCTCCGCCGCCGGTCACCGCTCCAGCGCGTGCAGCACCTACTGCACGGCTACCCGGCGATCAGCCCCCTGCTGGTCCTGATCATCGCGTTCGCGGTGTTCTCGGCGCTCAACCCCCGGTTCGCCCAGCCCGCGTCGCTGTCGCTGCTGCTCCAGCAGGTCGCGGTGATCGGCGCGCTCGCGGTCGGCCAGACGCTGATCATCCTCACCGCGGGCATCGACCTCTCGGTCGGGGCGGTGACGATCCTGGCGATGATGGTCGGAGCCAAGCTGGCCGAGAACAACGGCATCCCGGGCGTGCTCGCGGTGCTGGTCGCGATCGGGCTCGGCGTGGTGGCCGGGCTGGTCAACGGCACGCTGGTCACCCGGATCGCGCTGCCGCCGTTCATCGTCACGCTGGGGACGCTCAGCGTCTTCACGGCCATCGGCCTGCTGTACACGAGCGGGCAGAGCGTCCAGGCCGACAAGCTGCCCGGGTTGCTCAACTGGACCGGCGAGACGTTCGGGGCCGGGCGCTGGCGGATCAGCTGGGGCGTCGTGATCGTCCTGCTGCTCTACGTCGGCGTCGGGTTCGCGCTGGCCAACACCGCCTGGGGACGGCACGTCTACGCGGTCGGGGACGACAAGGAGGCCGCCCACCTGGCCGGTATCCGGGTGAACCGCGTGCTGATCAGCGTCTACGTCGTGGCCGGGGCGATCTACGGCCTGACCGCCTGGATCCTGATCGGACGGGCCGGGGCAGCCAGCCCGAACGCGATCGTCGACGCGAACCTGGAGAGCATCACGGCCGTCGTCATCGGCGGCACCAGCCTGTTCGGCGGACGCGGGGCGCTGCTGGGCACGCTGCTCGGCGCGCTGATCGTCGGCGCGTTCCGCAGTGGCCTGTCGCTGGCCGGGGTCGACGACCAGTGGCGCGTGCTCGCCGTCGGCCTGCTGGTCATCACCGCGGTGGCGATCGACCAGTGGATCCGGAGGGTGAAGGCATGA
- a CDS encoding substrate-binding domain-containing protein, with translation MNRRVSSVLIATALLLASAACGDSGSGDDEVSVSLITKNSTNPFFVTMQQGAKESAKAEGVKLTIAAGKEDGDEQTQVQAIEDAIARGDKGILITTNGPGVNPAIKKAREAGLYVIALDTPPDPPDTVDITFATDNFRAGELIGKWTAAQLAGKPATIAMLDLFNDKIVSVDYNRDQGFLTGMGIPTGDKMKNGDEAKSGKYSGGTYQIVCNEPTTGAEDGGRTAMERCLAKNPAINVVYTINEPAAVGAHKALEAAGVKNPLVVSIDGGCDGVQQVKDGVIGATSQQYPIKMAQLGVKAIKQLATGGKKPSVTSGKDFFDTGVALVTDKAATGVESIDTTKGTELCWGKS, from the coding sequence ATGAATCGACGTGTTTCGAGTGTTCTCATCGCGACCGCCCTCCTACTGGCCTCCGCCGCCTGTGGAGACAGCGGCAGCGGCGACGACGAAGTGTCGGTCTCCCTGATCACGAAGAATTCGACGAACCCGTTCTTCGTCACGATGCAGCAGGGCGCCAAGGAATCCGCGAAGGCCGAGGGCGTGAAGCTCACGATCGCCGCCGGCAAGGAAGACGGCGACGAGCAGACCCAGGTGCAGGCGATCGAGGACGCCATCGCCCGGGGCGACAAAGGCATCCTGATCACGACGAACGGCCCCGGCGTCAACCCGGCGATCAAGAAGGCCCGCGAGGCCGGGCTCTACGTGATCGCGCTGGACACTCCCCCGGATCCGCCGGACACCGTCGACATCACGTTCGCCACCGACAATTTCCGGGCCGGCGAACTGATCGGCAAATGGACGGCCGCACAACTCGCCGGCAAGCCGGCCACGATCGCGATGCTCGACCTTTTCAACGACAAGATCGTCTCGGTCGACTACAACCGCGACCAGGGCTTCCTGACCGGAATGGGCATCCCGACCGGCGACAAGATGAAGAACGGCGACGAGGCCAAGTCCGGGAAATACAGCGGCGGCACGTATCAGATCGTCTGTAACGAGCCGACGACCGGCGCCGAGGACGGCGGCCGCACCGCGATGGAACGGTGCCTGGCCAAGAACCCGGCGATCAACGTCGTCTACACGATCAACGAGCCGGCCGCCGTCGGCGCGCACAAGGCCCTGGAGGCCGCCGGCGTCAAGAATCCGCTCGTCGTCTCGATCGACGGCGGGTGCGACGGAGTGCAGCAGGTGAAGGACGGCGTGATCGGCGCGACCTCGCAGCAGTACCCGATCAAGATGGCCCAGCTCGGGGTCAAGGCGATCAAGCAGCTCGCCACCGGCGGGAAGAAGCCGTCGGTCACCAGCGGCAAGGACTTCTTCGACACCGGCGTCGCGCTGGTCACCGACAAGGCCGCGACCGGCGTCGAGAGCATCGACACCACCAAGGGCACCGAGCTCTGCTGGGGCAAGTCGTGA
- a CDS encoding ATP-binding cassette domain-containing protein, whose amino-acid sequence MSPEPVLSARGLVKTFGRVIGLDGVDLDLYPGEVLAVIGDNGAGKSTLIKCLTGALTPDAGEIRIDGDEVHFRGPLDARAAGIETVYQTLAVAPALDIASNLFLGRERRRPGVLGSVFRMLDKKGMRDEAATALSDLGIGTLQNMAQPVETLSGGQRQAVSVARAAAFGSKVLVLDEPTAALGVRESGQVLRMIEEVRSRGLPTILISHNMPHVFEVADRIHIQRLGRRAGVITPQSHTMAEAVAIMTGAVTLEDRVAAVDDEDRTGHER is encoded by the coding sequence ATGAGCCCCGAACCGGTCCTCTCGGCCCGCGGCCTGGTCAAGACGTTCGGACGGGTCATCGGCCTGGACGGCGTCGACCTCGACCTCTACCCCGGCGAGGTGCTCGCAGTCATCGGCGACAACGGCGCCGGCAAGTCGACGCTGATCAAGTGCCTGACCGGTGCGCTCACCCCGGACGCCGGCGAGATCCGCATCGACGGCGACGAGGTGCACTTCCGCGGCCCGTTGGACGCCCGGGCGGCCGGCATCGAGACCGTCTACCAGACCCTCGCGGTCGCGCCCGCCCTCGACATCGCGAGTAACCTGTTCCTGGGCCGGGAACGCCGGCGGCCCGGCGTGCTCGGCAGCGTGTTCCGGATGCTCGACAAGAAGGGCATGCGCGACGAGGCCGCCACCGCGCTGAGCGACCTCGGCATCGGGACCCTGCAGAACATGGCCCAGCCGGTCGAGACGCTCTCCGGCGGTCAGCGGCAGGCCGTGTCGGTGGCCCGGGCGGCCGCGTTCGGCAGCAAGGTCCTGGTGCTCGACGAGCCGACCGCCGCGCTCGGCGTCCGCGAGTCCGGCCAGGTGCTGCGGATGATCGAAGAGGTCCGGTCGCGCGGGCTCCCGACGATCCTGATCAGCCACAACATGCCGCACGTGTTCGAGGTGGCCGACCGGATCCACATCCAGCGGCTGGGACGGCGGGCCGGGGTGATCACGCCGCAGTCCCACACGATGGCCGAGGCCGTCGCGATCATGACCGGCGCGGTCACGCTAGAAGACCGTGTAGCCGCCGTCGATGACGAGGATCGAACCGGTCATGAACGCTGA